The DNA window TGGAGGCCTGGACCACATCGGTCAGAGCCAGCATCTCCTCCACCTGGGAGCGGGCCTCCTCGCGGTTCGGGATGATGGAGGGCCGGTAGTTGGGGTCATAGGAGATCGTGGCGGTCTCCCGGGCGCGGTGGAGCACGCCTTTGACGGTCTCCGCGCCGGGCTGCATCATCGCACCGATCGAGCCGGTGTGGAGCAGCTCCAGCGCGTCAGCGGAGGTGCCGCGGTCGCGGAGCAGCTCGCAGTACTTCTCCTCGAGCTCCTCGGCGGAGGGCAGCGTCCAGTCGATGCTGAACTCATAGGTGGCCTGGCCGGTGGGGTCCAGCGTGGCCTCGGCGACGGAGGTGGGGGCGTCGTCGGCCTCCAGCAGCGGCGTGATGCCCTGGGACCGCAGGCTGCGAGCGATCATCCGTCCGTACTCGTCGTCCCCGCGACGACCGGCGAAGACCACCTCGTGGTCGAGGCGGGAGAGCCCCACCGCCACGTTGAACGGACTGCCGCCGACGTGCGCCTTGGGGGCAGACGTCTCCGAATGGACGACATCCACCAAGCATTCGCCGATGACTGCTAGGTATGAACTCACGCCTCTAAACTACCTCACATTCAGCGGCTGACCGGGCCGAAGTGCTGGAACTCGGTGAAGCCGCCGACCGCGTTGCGCAGCGGCAGCTCCGGGCGGCGGCTGCGCAGCAGGTCCAGCCCCTGCCGCGAGCGCGCACCGATCTTGCAGTACAGCACCAGCGGGCGCTCCTCGGTGGCGTCCTCGGCGCCCGGGACCTCCACATCGGGGTCGGCCAGCTGATGCAGCGGGACGTTGACTGCGCCCTCGGCATGCCCCATGGCGTACTCCCAGGGTTCGCGGACGTCGACGACGACGGCGCGCCCCTCCCGGATCCGGCGGTTCAGCTCACCGGGGCTGATGTCGTGCTGGTCGTAGGGAACTCCCACGAAGGGGTCGATCTCTCCCGGGATCACCGGGATGTCAGGCTGGTCGGCCATCTCGTCCTCGCTCTGCTGCGTGTGTGCCGGCTCGGGGTCGAACCCGCCGAGCCCGGTCACATCGGCGCCGATCTCGGTCACCGGTTCACGCTCCGGATCCGGCTTCAGCGTGATCTCGCGGAAACTCGCCGCCAAGGCGTCGTAGGAGAGCACCCGGCCCAGCAAGGGCTTGCCGACGCCGGCCAGGAACTTGATGGTCTCGGTGGCCATGAGCGTGCCGATCACTCCGGGCAGCACTCCGAGGACACCGGCCTCGGCGCAGGTGGGGACCTCGCCGGCGTCGGGTGGCTCCGGATAGAGGTCCCTGTAGGTGGGGCCGCGGCCGCCGTCGGGCCAATGTTCGGCGCTCGGAGCGGACCAGAACAGGCTGACCTGCCCGTCGAATCGCAGGATCGACCCGCTGACCAGGGGCTTCCCAGCGATCTCGCAGGCATCAGAGACCACGTAGCGGGTGGCGAAGTTATCGCTGCCGTCCACCACGATGTCGGCCGGCTCCACCAGCTGAAGGG is part of the Nesterenkonia lacusekhoensis genome and encodes:
- a CDS encoding carbohydrate kinase family protein, which codes for MSSYLAVIGECLVDVVHSETSAPKAHVGGSPFNVAVGLSRLDHEVVFAGRRGDDEYGRMIARSLRSQGITPLLEADDAPTSVAEATLDPTGQATYEFSIDWTLPSAEELEEKYCELLRDRGTSADALELLHTGSIGAMMQPGAETVKGVLHRARETATISYDPNYRPSIIPNREEARSQVEEMLALTDVVQASTDDIDLLYPERSHEETMRAWLDLGPALITVTRGASGAMALARSGFAEQPAFPIEVADTVGAGDSFMAATLSTLREMVLLGADQRQALHDLSLDQVRTVLRTAARAAAITSSRFGAQPPTATELVAAVEADRAAGTAPQS
- the moeB gene encoding molybdopterin-synthase adenylyltransferase MoeB; translated protein: MTDLSQYSQSQLERFQRHLSLVGFGPQAQTALLNARVLVVGAGGLGSPILTYLAAAGVGSIDVIDHDVVDRSNLHRQVIHSEESIGRPKTESAAEVMRGLHPEVRIREIREPITPQNALQLVEPADIVVDGSDNFATRYVVSDACEIAGKPLVSGSILRFDGQVSLFWSAPSAEHWPDGGRGPTYRDLYPEPPDAGEVPTCAEAGVLGVLPGVIGTLMATETIKFLAGVGKPLLGRVLSYDALAASFREITLKPDPEREPVTEIGADVTGLGGFDPEPAHTQQSEDEMADQPDIPVIPGEIDPFVGVPYDQHDISPGELNRRIREGRAVVVDVREPWEYAMGHAEGAVNVPLHQLADPDVEVPGAEDATEERPLVLYCKIGARSRQGLDLLRSRRPELPLRNAVGGFTEFQHFGPVSR